Below is a genomic region from Methanoregula sp..
CAGGAGATACATCGCAAGATTTTCGATACCCTGCACCGAGCGGATGCGGAACCGCCTGACGATATCCTTGTACACGATGGAATCGAACAGGGTGACAAGGTAATCGCGTGGAGGGAATTTTTTTACCAGCGGTTCGGGAAAGCCGCCACCCTGTGTGTACTGGTACAAGGCCGATACTTTCTCCTGCGTGGTAAGTTCATGCGGGGAGAGGCTGAGGTACTCGCGAAAGGAAAATGGCAGGATGGTTGTCTGGAGATAACGCCCGGTGAGATGCGTGGCAAGTTCGGAGCTGAGCAGGTGCGAGTTGCTTCCGGTGATAATGAGATCATAGCCCTGCCGGGCCAGCCGGTTGACGAAGAGCTCCCATTTCGGGAGATTCTGGATCTCGTCAAGGAGCAGCGCTTTCGGATTCCCGTACACGGAGTCGACTGCTGCAAGGATCTCGTCATAGTCCGTCAGCCCGGCCATCCTCTCGTCATCGAAGTTTACGTACCCGAAATTCCGGCTGTGGGAGAGATGGTGCATGGAAAAGAATGATTTTCCCGCCCGGCGGGGACCGATGATCACCTTGATGAGGGTGGTGTCTGACCCGGTTATCGCCGCAGCCCTCTCAATATAGGGTTCACCAAGGGTTCGTTTCAGGTCCCGCTGCTGGACAAGAATGATGTCCCGTACGGTCATAATTTGCACATCTTAATCAGTATAATGGATTAAAATAGATAAAATTATCCATTATGCGTTCCGAAAAAGTGATAAAATTTAGGGATGAACCCTCATCGGGAACGCTGATGGAAACTGCGAATAATGCATTTTGGAGGGCCGATTATCCAAAAAACAAGTTTGATTTTTCCATGGAAATGCCATAAAAAACAGCTGCGTAAAATTACGTGATTATTCGCATATGGGTGGAGGATCTCCCCTGGATCTATGTTCAGCCATATCTATGAGACCCGTTGAAGCATTTTGGAAGCCGGTTTTCACGTCGGAAATTCTGCTAGGGTTGGTCACATGTGGGTGGGAGGTCAGGCGGTGTAGTCTTTGTCCCAGTATAGTATAGTTTATTCCGGAAGTTGATACGGTCGTAGTGTGGTTATGTCCGGTTTTTTTTGGGTATCCTTATCAGGTCTATCGTGAACTCATGGCCTCGCATTCTCCGACAGAGAACCTGCGTTACCGGGTGCCTGGCCGCTGCATCCACTACAATTTTCCGACGTGAAGATCAGGATCCGGGGGTTTCCGCGCCTCGTCCGGGAACTCATGGCACCCCCTCAAACGCTGACAGAATGCGGATACGGGCGTCTTTTTGCTGGGTGAATTTTTGCGGGGGGGGTCGCGTGGGTACAAATTGCAAAGTGGGGGCGGCGAATTTCCCCCAATTACCGGAGGAAATAAGAAAATAGTTGAGAGAAAATGCTAACGATATATGATATCCCTGATTAAACTGCTGATCTCATCTTCATCATTGCCTGCCATGGCAAGGAGGACGTTATACGTTTCTTCAATTTTTTCTGGGGAGAACGCATCGATTATTTTTTTATTATCCTTCAACAGGAGACACAAGGCAGTCAGATCTTCAAGAGTCCCGTTCTGACTTTTCTTTAACGACTCACCAAGTTGCAAATACTCAATAATGTTCCGGCCTGAAAAGATTACAAATTTGTTTTTCCGGATGAGTTCCTCGCGATCACGGATAAATGAATGCGATATTCCTGTTTTGTCAGACAGGGGGAAATTCGGAGATATGGAATAATAGAACCACGGCCCGTCCTTCATGGTAAACAGGATTGTAAAAGTCCCGATTTCCCTGCCGAATGATGCACAACAGAAAACCATCATCCCACGTTGGGCATAATACCGTATAGGTATCCGGGGATTTTTCGTTATCAGCGAATCCGCAGCAGTCAGGATTTTTTCAATTTGTCCCATTGATGATCACGGTTTTTCCAGAGATAAGTTCTTTGAGATTGTTAATAAATTCAGTCTTGAATGGAGTTATTGATTTTTGTAACATATTCTTTAACCCGTGCGAATGTTCTCCCGCGTAATTGCCCGACGGATTTCCGGAAGATTATCCCTGATCCCGATGCATAAATGATACAGTTTACCAAAAAAATCTGTTTTACTCATGATCGCATCCCACCCTGCTTGATATTTTGTTGAGGAATCAAAGGTTCCGGGTTCAGGAAGGGGGAATTTTTCGAGACGTTCTCCTTCCAATCCCGCCCCTTGCAAATCCAAGATTGGAACTGTATCTTCCGACATAGAAAAAATTTTGCCTGAATTGTTAATGAACCATCCTCCGATACCCGTATGAAGAGCATTTTTACTAAAAAAGATAGTGAATGAAGGAGAAGCGAGTTTGATAATTATCCAGCTCTCCCATTCATTAACCGTTATTGAGTCGAGATCAAACTCCCCGGTCTCTGTCAATGGTTGGACTGCAGATTTGATCTGTTCCAGTAAACCCGGCTGGTCATTTGAGATCATGGTATAATGCTCAATAAGGATGGGTTTTTATTAATCACAATACTTTCTCCATATACCAGATTGTATATTCTTTTCCCTGATGAATTTCGATATGCGGATCCACATCGTATGTCCATCCCTTACTGATCAGATAATCAAGCTCATCTTTGTACGCTGATGGTCCCTGTTCAACCGTAGGATTCGAACATAATTTTATTTTTCCGTTATTTCTGGCAAGATCAAGGAATTCCTGGTCTGTTGCCCACCGCATATCTATGGGCATGCCCTCTTTAGTGAGGTAGGTATTTGCTCCCATTGCATCGCCAACTTTTTCAAACGAATTTTCATTATTTTCAATCCATTTCCCGAGCACTGCAGTATCTTTGCTTGCGGAGAAATGATGAGCTTCATCGATCCAAACATTTCCATTATATTTTAGAATTTTTTCTGCACGTAAGACAATTTCCAAATCTTTTCCGGATGTCGCAATCGCCGAAATCTCGGAATCGGACTTCCCCATCGCCCTCAATTCAGCGATAATTTCCGCTTCACGTCCAGCAAACCCATTGCCCACAATCGCACTTTTCAGAACACTTGGCGAAGAGTCTGGCAGTACGCGAAGTAGGGTTTTTGAAACCTCGCCAATCTTCCCCGGATACTTCGTCGCCAGTTTCCGGAGCGTGTTGCCGGTCTTGGTCGCATCCCCGACAGCCGGTGCAAACGCAACCGCGTTCAGTGCAGTGCCGGTGCCATCGCCTTGGTAAATAGTCTCTGCAATATCCCGGACATCGCCGACTGCGAAATATCCCGACGCCATCCAGCCGGTGAAATATGGGAAGGATGACGCGACATTGTCACCGACCAGCCAGTTTGCCGTGCCGTCTTTGATGCCGGTCTCGCCGAAGGTCCCGCCCATCTTGCAATAGGTCTTCAGGTGGATGTTGTCGGTATGGAGATTGATCGTTTGTTTAGCGATCAGTTCCGGTGCGAGTTCCGCTGGAGCGGTCCACGGATCAGTACCATATAGAACTGTCTCGATGTAATCGCTGGCCCCGTCGCCATCGGTGTCGGTTTTGGGGCGTCGCCGGTGATCTTCCAGTAGGACTGGCCGTACTTGTCAGTTATAAGGATGCCGGCTTTCAGAATCCTTATTGGCTATCGAAACCACGATAAAACCGGATGACCGGTTAAATTTTCTTTTGAAGCGATGAGGATTTACGAGAGACTGAAGCAATACCTGCTCCCCCCAATAGACAGACATAAGACCAGCAAGTGAGAAACATCATTCAACTATTCCGACACAAAAACCGGGAGGGATACGTTATTCCGGCAACTTCGCGGCAAAAGAAGAAGACCCCGCTCCAGAGAATTGTTGAGATCATCACGCGTACTGCCGATCCCGATCGCATCATCCTTTTTGGTTCCCGGGCCCGGCGGGATAACAAAAAAAAGAGCGACTTTGATATCTGTGTGATCAAACACGGGGTTACCCGGCGGCGCGATCTCGCGATGCAGCTCTATCGCGATCTGTACGGGGTCGGCGCAGCAGTAGATGTTATCGTAGAGACCCCCGAGGTGTATGAAGAACTCAGGGATAATCCCTTCCTCATTTACCATGATATTGCCCGGCAGGGGAAAGTGATCTATGAAAAACCGGTCGCTTGCTGAACAATGGCTTGGCCGGGCAAAGAGCAACCTGAGCCGGGCAGCGACAGGCAAGACCGGCCCTGATGTCCTGTATGAAGACCTCTGTTTTGACTGCCAGCAGGCCGGCGAGAAATCGCTCAAGGCGCTGATGGTTCTCAATAATCTCGTCCCTTCACCAACGCATTCCCTTTCCATTCTCGTCGAGACGCTGGAAAAGCGTAAGGTTGTCATCCCGGATGATGTGAAAGCGGCTGTCGCACTTTCCTACTATGCGGTGACAACGCGGTATCCCGGCCATTATGAACCAATCGAAGAAGAAGAATACCTCCAGGCTCTTGCAATGGCTCGAAGGGTAGTTGCATGGGTTGAAAGCCGGTTTTAGGCGACTGGATACGTTACGCTCCCGGTGTTCCTTATAATAATCTGATTCAATTAAGTTAGCTCGCCGGGGTTTTCATAAAACCTTTTTTTCTTGCGGTTTTTCCCATGTTTGAATCAAGGGGGGTCGGGCATGATTTTTCAGGAATCCGGGTAC
It encodes:
- a CDS encoding HEPN domain-containing protein, which translates into the protein MKNRSLAEQWLGRAKSNLSRAATGKTGPDVLYEDLCFDCQQAGEKSLKALMVLNNLVPSPTHSLSILVETLEKRKVVIPDDVKAAVALSYYAVTTRYPGHYEPIEEEEYLQALAMARRVVAWVESRF
- a CDS encoding ATP-binding protein, with translation MTVRDIILVQQRDLKRTLGEPYIERAAAITGSDTTLIKVIIGPRRAGKSFFSMHHLSHSRNFGYVNFDDERMAGLTDYDEILAAVDSVYGNPKALLLDEIQNLPKWELFVNRLARQGYDLIITGSNSHLLSSELATHLTGRYLQTTILPFSFREYLSLSPHELTTQEKVSALYQYTQGGGFPEPLVKKFPPRDYLVTLFDSIVYKDIVRRFRIRSVQGIENLAMYLLSNVASEYSYTSLARVTRSKSPMTVRKYLGYLEEAFLFFSLPRFSFKVREQVAANKKIYCTDTGFVAAKAFRISENRGKMYENLVAIELWRLQQQNEVSVWYWKNAQQEEVDFVVQQQDRITALIQVCAGLHDERIRSREIRALLKASRELRCNNLLILSEQEEKTEEAEWFGMTGTIRYMPLWKWLERPTIGDVG
- a CDS encoding nucleotidyltransferase domain-containing protein; its protein translation is MRNIIQLFRHKNREGYVIPATSRQKKKTPLQRIVEIITRTADPDRIILFGSRARRDNKKKSDFDICVIKHGVTRRRDLAMQLYRDLYGVGAAVDVIVETPEVYEELRDNPFLIYHDIARQGKVIYEKPVAC